In a single window of the Streptomyces sp. HUAS ZL42 genome:
- a CDS encoding GntR family transcriptional regulator, with the protein MPGSTGNGAVTRSTLRQQIADALRDEVLAGRLQPGQEFTVKEIAEQYGVSATPVREALVDLSAQGLLEADQHRGFRVQEYSVEDYRGMIEARTLIIEGMFLALEQGSRGFSSLDEPRTAAAVAAVRRRGEEAQRAAAAGDLTVLIGYDLRFWRELSAFFGNPYLADFLHRLRVQSWVCAVQHLRRLTDLRGHLWSSHTELVDALSRRDTATARSILDAYNAHALALVERLAAG; encoded by the coding sequence ATGCCCGGCTCCACCGGCAACGGCGCCGTCACTCGCAGCACCCTGCGGCAGCAGATCGCCGACGCGCTTCGTGACGAGGTGCTGGCGGGGCGGCTGCAGCCGGGGCAGGAGTTCACGGTGAAGGAGATAGCCGAGCAGTACGGCGTGTCCGCCACCCCCGTCCGCGAGGCGCTCGTCGACCTGTCCGCGCAGGGGCTGCTCGAGGCCGACCAGCACCGCGGCTTCCGGGTACAGGAGTACTCCGTCGAGGACTACCGCGGCATGATCGAGGCCCGCACGCTGATCATCGAGGGGATGTTCCTCGCCCTCGAGCAGGGCAGCAGGGGGTTCTCCAGCCTGGACGAGCCCCGCACGGCCGCCGCCGTCGCGGCCGTGCGCCGGCGCGGTGAGGAGGCGCAGCGCGCCGCCGCCGCCGGTGACCTGACCGTCCTCATCGGCTACGACCTGCGCTTCTGGCGCGAGCTCAGCGCGTTCTTCGGCAACCCCTACCTCGCCGATTTCCTGCACCGGCTGCGCGTGCAGTCCTGGGTGTGCGCGGTGCAGCATCTGCGCCGGCTGACCGACCTCCGCGGCCACCTGTGGTCCAGCCACACCGAACTCGTCGACGCCCTGTCGCGCCGCGACACCGCGACCGCCCGCTCGATCCTCGACGCGTACAACGCGCATGCGCTGGCCCTCGTCGAGCGGCTGGCCGCCGGATGA